A DNA window from Pseudodesulfovibrio thermohalotolerans contains the following coding sequences:
- a CDS encoding HU family DNA-binding protein: MTKAELVAKIAEKIGTSKAQAEASMNAILDTIQEELAAGNKLTLTGFGTFSVSERQARTGRNPRTGAALNIPACKVAQFKPGKVLKDAVK; the protein is encoded by the coding sequence ATGACCAAAGCTGAACTCGTAGCGAAAATCGCTGAAAAGATCGGCACTTCCAAAGCCCAGGCCGAGGCTTCCATGAACGCTATCCTGGACACCATCCAGGAGGAGCTGGCCGCAGGCAACAAGCTGACCCTGACCGGTTTCGGTACTTTCAGCGTGAGCGAGCGCCAGGCCCGCACCGGCCGCAACCCGCGCACCGGCGCCGCCCTGAACATCCCGGCCTGCAAGGTCGCCCAGTTCAAGCCCGGCAAGGTCCTGAAGGACGCCGTAAAATAG